A stretch of the Lactuca sativa cultivar Salinas chromosome 9, Lsat_Salinas_v11, whole genome shotgun sequence genome encodes the following:
- the LOC111915342 gene encoding uncharacterized protein LOC111915342, whose translation MSGSGGNNGVATMAGGAAEQQYAKAKISVWWDIENCQVPKGCEPHSIAQNISSALVNMNYCGPVSISAYGDTNRIPASVQQGLNSTGIALNHVPAGVKDASDKKILVDMLFWAVDNPAPCNYLLISGDRDFSNALHQLRMRKYNILLAQPQKASISLLAAAKSVWLWTSLLAGGPPITTGESPTPDTTYNHTPPPNSLHTPAPESTQNQMHQPLDNNIYPNPHPGLQKFSSLEIRRSNDSKQKGKPLRKNQSQPVISRTLSPPIGVLENQTHEQFYARTPTTGPNPNHIPIGQDYSWNNTSYQPHAPPPVKPPNNLPGSFFPPHFMPPRPNGYTSTSSTPPFAPDIIKLNFSDHHPLMTKPPPSGGGSNGNGQPKQNSGEPPNYTNSPQKRGNKSLNKSPDVQPGLDSSGSGVWGTPGCPKPSEYVQGLIGVILLALSTLKSEKIMPTEENIIFCIRYGNISKQRNIDVKKALESAVKQQLVVKQNLGKLPFFVGKNEKLWRCVNPIGNNYKDHSKATWDELEKYLSTPSGRSAIAASQCRYDAATIIKNTCLKDTALGDILQILNLAVTAKKWIIPHQSGWHPVTITLPETTSPTPTPEFEW comes from the exons ATGAGCGGATCTGGTGGAAATAACGGTGTTGCAACGATGGCAGGAGGAGCAGCAGAACAGCAGTACGCGAAGGCGAAGATATCGGTCTGGTGGGACATAGAGAACTGTCAAGTGCCTAAAGGCTGTGAACCTCATTCGATCGCTCAGAATATAAGTTCCGCTTTAGTTAATATGAACTACTGTGGGCCAGTATCGATATCCGCCTACGGCGACACCAATCGGATCCCTGCCTCCGTTCAGCAAGGTCTCAACAGTACCGGCATCGCCTTGAATCACGTGCCCGCCG GTGTGAAAGATGCAAGTGACAAGAAAATTTTGGTAGACATGTTATTTTGGGCAGTAGATAACCCTGCCCCATGCAATTATCTGTTAATTTCTGGTGATCGGGATTTCTCAAATGCATTACATCAATTAAGAATGAGGAAATACAACATTCTTTTAGCTCAACCTCAGAAAGCTTCCATTTCCCTCCTTGCAGCTGCTAAAAGTGTATGGCTATGGACCAGTCTTTTGGCTGGAGGTCCACCAATAACTACCGGTGAATCACCCACACCTGATACCACCTACAACCACACTCCACCTCCTAACTCACTACATACTCCGGCTCCCGAGTCAACTCAGAATCAGATGCATCAACCTTTAGATAACAACATATATCCAAACCCCCATCCGGGATTACAGAAATTTTCAAGTTTGGAAATAAGAAGATCAAATGATAGTAAACAAAAAGGGAAGCCTTTAAGGAAAAACCAAAGTCAACCGGTTATTTCAAGAACTTTAAGTCCACCAATTGGGGTGTTAGAAAACCAGACCCATGAGCAATTTTACGCTCGTACCCCTACAACCGGACCAAACCCAAATCACATTCCTATTGGTCAAGATTATTCATGGAACAACACTAGCTACCAACCTCACGCTCCACCGCCTGTAAAGCCGCCCAATAATCTTCCTGGAAGTTTCTTTCCACCTCATTTTATGCCGCCAAGGCCCAATGGATACACCTCTACTTCCTCCACACCGCCATTTGCTCCCGATATTATTAAGCTTAATTTTTCCGACCACCATCCTTTAATGACTAAACCACCACCATCGGGTGGTGGCAGCAACGGGAACGGGCAGCCGAAACAAAACTCCGGCGAGCCGCCGAATTACACAAACAGCCCACAAAAAAGGGGGAATAAGTCTTTGAACAAAAGTCCAGATGTCCAACCAGGATTGGACAGTAGTGGTAGTGGTGTGTGGGGGACACCTGGATGCCCGAAGCCTTCGGAATACGTGCAAGGGCTTATAGGGGTGATTTTACTTGCCTTGAGTACATTGAAAAGTGAAAAGATTATGCCTACGGAAGAGAATATTATTTTTTGCATTCGTTATGGGAATATTTCAAAGCAACGGAATATTGATGTTAAAAAGGCGTTAGAGAGTGCTGTGAAGCAGCAGCTGGTAGTGAAACAGAATCTAGGGAAGTTACCTTTTTTTGTTGGTAAAAATGAGAAACTATGGAGGTGTGTGAACCCTATAGGAAATAATTATAAAGATCACTCCAAAGCTACGTGGGATGAACTTGAGAAATATTTATCAACTCCTTCTGGTCGATCTGCAATTGCAGCTTCTCAATGCAG ATACGATGCTGCAACTATTATAAAGAATACATGCCTAAAAGATACTGCCTTGGGTGACATTCTTCAGATTCTAAACTTGGCTGTCACAGCAAAAAAATGGATCATACCTCATCAATCTGGATGGCACCCCGTTACTATTACTCTCCCCGAGACAAcatcccccacccccacccctgAATTCGAATGGTAG